The following proteins are encoded in a genomic region of Streptomyces sp. NBC_01723:
- a CDS encoding diacylglycerol/lipid kinase family protein: MRALLVVNPAATTTSARTRDVLIHALASEMKLEAVTTEYRGHARDLGRHAAQSDDIELVVALGGDGTVNEVVNGLLHAGPDPEHLPGLAVVPGGSTNVFARALGLPNHAVEATGALLDALREGSERTVGLGLASGTPGSEDEAVPSRWFTFNAGLGFDAGVVGRVEQHRERGKKSTHALYVRQVMRALVGEPHRRSGTITLERAGEDPVTDLVLSIVSNTCPWTFLGNRPIYASPKASFDTALDVFGLSRLSTAAVARYGTQLLTSSPERGPRGRHAVSLHDLTDFTLHSKVPLPLQMDGDHLGLRTSVTFTGVRRALRVIV, encoded by the coding sequence ATGCGTGCACTTCTCGTGGTCAACCCGGCGGCAACCACCACGAGTGCGCGTACGCGCGACGTGCTGATCCACGCCCTCGCCAGCGAGATGAAGCTGGAGGCGGTCACCACCGAGTACCGCGGGCACGCGCGCGACCTCGGCCGGCACGCGGCGCAGAGTGACGACATCGAGCTGGTGGTGGCCCTCGGCGGCGACGGCACGGTGAACGAGGTCGTCAACGGTCTGCTGCACGCGGGCCCCGATCCGGAGCATCTGCCCGGTCTCGCGGTGGTCCCCGGTGGCTCCACCAACGTCTTCGCCCGCGCCCTCGGCCTGCCCAACCACGCGGTGGAGGCCACCGGCGCGCTCTTGGACGCCCTGCGCGAGGGCAGCGAGCGGACCGTCGGGCTCGGCCTGGCCTCGGGGACGCCGGGGTCGGAGGACGAGGCGGTCCCGTCCCGGTGGTTCACCTTCAACGCCGGCCTGGGCTTCGACGCCGGCGTGGTCGGCCGCGTCGAGCAGCACCGTGAGCGCGGCAAGAAATCGACACACGCTCTCTACGTCCGCCAGGTGATGCGCGCACTCGTCGGCGAGCCGCACCGCCGCAGCGGGACGATCACCCTGGAGCGAGCGGGCGAGGACCCGGTCACCGATCTGGTGCTGTCCATAGTCTCGAACACGTGCCCCTGGACGTTTCTCGGCAATCGCCCGATCTACGCGTCACCTAAAGCCTCGTTCGACACCGCGCTCGACGTGTTCGGCCTCAGCCGCCTGTCGACGGCCGCTGTCGCCCGGTATGGCACCCAGTTGCTCACTTCGTCCCCCGAGCGCGGACCCCGGGGCCGGCACGCGGTCTCCCTGCACGACCTGACCGACTTCACCTTGCATTCGAAGGTGCCGCTCCCCCTCCAGATGGACGGTGACCACCTGGGGCTGCGAACCAGCGTGACGTTCACAGGCGTACGCCGTGCACTGCGTGTGATT